Proteins encoded together in one Rossellomorea sp. y25 window:
- a CDS encoding NAD(P)H-binding protein, with product MKKATVVGASGGMGYALVLELVSRGLEVVAFARGKEKLSRLFGGLKAVTIETGDAENKDQLIHAAKDSDIIFHAINLPYDEWKHKLSTITGNIIFAAEQNSARLAVVDNIYAYGRSGGTMLTEDREKHPHTRKGKLRLELNHMIKQSSVPSLICHFPDFYGPNATNTYIHFTLEQILKKKKAGFVGPKDVVREFIFTKDGAKAMVDLSSQDEAYGHNWNIPSTAPITGNEVEQILKKQLGEEKGLYYISKSMFAVYSLFAGKGMREALEMQYINSEPTILSGEKIDGFMGKRQHTSYEQGIAETIAFMRG from the coding sequence ATGAAAAAGGCAACGGTGGTAGGTGCTTCTGGAGGAATGGGGTATGCACTTGTGCTGGAATTGGTCAGCAGGGGTTTAGAAGTCGTAGCATTTGCAAGAGGGAAAGAAAAGTTGTCCAGATTATTTGGAGGTTTGAAGGCTGTGACCATCGAGACTGGGGATGCGGAAAATAAAGACCAGCTTATTCATGCTGCAAAGGACAGTGACATCATCTTTCATGCCATAAACCTCCCTTATGATGAATGGAAACATAAATTAAGTACGATTACGGGAAACATCATTTTTGCAGCGGAACAAAACAGCGCCAGGTTGGCAGTTGTAGACAATATCTACGCCTACGGAAGAAGTGGCGGTACAATGCTGACCGAAGATAGAGAAAAACACCCTCATACACGAAAAGGCAAACTGCGCTTAGAATTGAATCATATGATCAAGCAATCTTCTGTTCCGTCGCTCATCTGCCATTTTCCGGACTTTTATGGACCGAATGCCACCAACACATACATCCATTTCACATTAGAACAGATTTTGAAAAAGAAAAAAGCGGGGTTTGTCGGTCCGAAGGATGTTGTGCGTGAATTCATATTTACTAAGGATGGGGCTAAAGCGATGGTCGACTTGTCCAGTCAGGACGAAGCATACGGACACAATTGGAATATACCTTCCACCGCACCGATAACCGGGAACGAAGTAGAGCAGATCCTAAAAAAGCAGCTCGGTGAAGAGAAGGGGCTTTACTACATCTCAAAATCGATGTTTGCCGTATACTCCCTTTTTGCAGGGAAGGGAATGCGTGAGGCGTTGGAGATGCAGTATATTAACTCGGAACCTACTATTCTATCTGGAGAAAAGATCGATGGATTTATGGGTAAGCGGCAGCACACATCCTATGAACAGGGGATAGCTGAAACCATTGCATTTATGAGGGGTTAA
- a CDS encoding M20 family metallo-hydrolase, whose translation MSINRERLKRHLEELAEIGKIGETGVCRLAHSKEDRQAVEVVKGWMEEAGLTARIDGFGNLIGRIEGADKDKPILMLGSHIDSQPYGGRFDGTAGALGAIEVIHSMKDNGIVPDRSIEVVCFSDEEGCRFNKGVFGVRAIAGMLEEGELDRKDKQGVTRREALKEFGVEPDVTASPVYQKGDIAAFLELHIEQGPVLEEKGKPVGIVSGISGPIWLTVTLEGFAGHAGSVPMTMRQDALVGASEIIRKFDELVKREGTGTTVGTVGSMQVFPNSRNIIAEKVEFTVDLRDIDVEARTKLEEKLYQIIEETAISYNLKYEIKEDTRSEPRYCADWIKDIMKEEDEKLGLDSPTLMSGPFHDALFMSYISDYGMIFIRCEKGISHNPMEYAEMDDVEKGVQLLYATALRVCKGHGDRHLVPKDGSAAVHDK comes from the coding sequence ATGTCAATCAATCGAGAAAGATTAAAGCGTCATCTAGAGGAGTTAGCTGAAATCGGGAAGATCGGGGAGACAGGCGTTTGCCGTTTGGCCCATTCCAAGGAGGATCGCCAGGCAGTGGAAGTGGTGAAAGGCTGGATGGAGGAGGCGGGTTTGACGGCCAGGATTGACGGCTTCGGAAATTTGATTGGAAGGATAGAAGGTGCCGACAAGGATAAGCCGATCCTTATGCTGGGCTCACACATTGATTCTCAGCCATATGGCGGGAGGTTCGACGGGACTGCAGGTGCACTGGGAGCGATCGAAGTCATTCATAGTATGAAGGACAATGGAATCGTCCCGGACCGGAGCATTGAAGTGGTTTGTTTTTCCGATGAAGAGGGCTGCCGGTTTAACAAAGGAGTATTTGGAGTCCGGGCTATAGCCGGGATGCTTGAGGAAGGCGAACTGGACCGTAAAGACAAGCAGGGTGTGACGAGAAGAGAGGCGTTGAAGGAATTCGGGGTCGAGCCGGATGTAACCGCAAGTCCTGTTTACCAAAAAGGTGATATCGCAGCGTTTCTGGAGTTACATATTGAACAGGGGCCGGTCCTTGAGGAAAAGGGAAAACCAGTCGGAATTGTTTCAGGCATCTCCGGACCGATCTGGCTGACCGTTACACTAGAAGGATTCGCGGGCCATGCGGGTTCGGTGCCGATGACGATGAGGCAGGATGCCCTTGTCGGTGCGTCGGAAATCATCCGGAAATTCGATGAGCTGGTTAAAAGAGAAGGAACCGGAACCACAGTAGGAACGGTAGGCAGTATGCAGGTGTTCCCGAACTCAAGAAACATCATTGCCGAAAAGGTGGAGTTTACCGTGGACCTTCGTGATATAGATGTTGAAGCACGTACGAAACTGGAGGAAAAACTCTATCAAATCATCGAGGAGACGGCAATCAGTTACAATCTTAAATACGAGATTAAAGAAGATACCCGGAGTGAACCGAGATATTGTGCAGACTGGATCAAGGACATTATGAAGGAGGAGGATGAAAAGCTTGGACTGGATTCACCGACCTTAATGAGCGGCCCTTTCCATGATGCCTTATTCATGTCCTATATCAGTGATTACGGGATGATCTTCATACGCTGTGAAAAAGGCATCAGCCACAATCCAATGGAGTATGCCGAGATGGATGATGTGGAAAAAGGAGTTCAGCTCCTATACGCGACAGCATTGCGTGTTTGTAAGGGACATGGGGACAGGCACCTTGTCCCAAAAGACGGCTCTGCTGCTGTTCATGATAAGTAA
- a CDS encoding spore germination protein — translation MDSYLLEMKASIGDNDDFFQVHQDFGESRYLLSGLKSLIDVQKTIQVIEDRVISGTMGELLHDGEEVIEAILEGKLIISRVEENGPFFRMDPVAKALNRSIEPPINENTLQGPLSSFNEDIDTNIGIIRKQVVSKDLQIRSFSGGGVEKRTLSVVYRKDSADVDYVSRVVHQITSNMDQSLHTIQDVTKMLGLSTRTLISPFNTTEAPQEVYRSLQKGKLVLFLDRIPFALILPSDFWDMFFLENDRNFSFPIMVSVRLLRIIGTLLALVLPGLYVALVAVNPEMLRIELALSVAQTREGVPYPAFVETIFMLLILELILEASIRLPKSIGPTITMVGGIILGQAVVEARLVSNLLIIILAATTIANSTIIGFQNSISIRIFKYLILILSSIFGVFGILAGIFLVCAYLAGISTFGVPYLKIKGVSNSG, via the coding sequence ATGGATTCATATTTATTGGAGATGAAGGCATCAATAGGGGACAATGATGATTTCTTTCAGGTGCATCAAGATTTTGGTGAATCTCGCTATTTATTGTCAGGGCTTAAAAGTCTTATAGATGTACAGAAAACAATCCAGGTAATCGAAGATCGAGTCATATCAGGGACGATGGGTGAATTGCTTCATGATGGAGAGGAAGTCATCGAAGCGATTTTGGAAGGGAAGCTGATCATCTCAAGAGTTGAGGAAAATGGGCCTTTCTTCAGGATGGACCCGGTTGCAAAGGCGCTGAATCGTTCAATCGAGCCTCCTATCAATGAAAATACCCTACAAGGGCCATTGAGTTCTTTCAATGAAGACATCGATACAAATATTGGGATTATCCGCAAACAGGTCGTTTCAAAAGACTTGCAGATAAGATCCTTCTCAGGAGGGGGTGTAGAGAAAAGAACGCTTTCGGTAGTGTATCGTAAGGATAGCGCAGATGTGGATTATGTGAGCAGGGTCGTCCACCAGATCACATCAAATATGGATCAATCCCTTCATACCATACAAGATGTGACGAAGATGTTAGGATTGTCGACCCGAACCCTGATTTCTCCCTTCAACACAACAGAGGCGCCCCAAGAAGTATACAGGAGCCTGCAAAAAGGAAAACTTGTATTATTTCTGGATCGAATACCTTTTGCTCTTATTCTTCCAAGCGATTTCTGGGATATGTTCTTCCTTGAGAATGATCGGAATTTCTCTTTCCCTATCATGGTTTCAGTGAGGTTGCTCAGGATTATCGGTACATTGCTTGCCCTTGTTTTACCAGGGCTGTATGTAGCATTGGTCGCTGTCAATCCTGAGATGCTCCGTATTGAATTAGCATTATCCGTTGCTCAGACTCGTGAAGGTGTCCCTTATCCGGCATTTGTTGAGACCATTTTCATGCTTCTTATTCTTGAATTAATATTGGAGGCGAGTATTAGGCTTCCGAAAAGCATCGGTCCTACCATTACAATGGTAGGAGGGATCATTCTGGGTCAGGCCGTAGTCGAGGCGAGATTAGTAAGCAATTTACTGATTATCATCTTAGCCGCCACTACGATTGCCAACTCTACCATCATTGGATTTCAAAATTCCATCTCCATCCGAATCTTTAAATATCTTATCTTGATTCTTTCTTCGATTTTTGGGGTATTCGGCATATTGGCAGGAATATTCTTAGTTTGTGCATACTTAGCGGGGATAAGCACTTTTGGGGTGCCTTACCTCAAGATTAAAGGAGTTAGTAATAGTGGATAG
- a CDS encoding amidohydrolase: protein MRATMLFVNGEVVTVNSEFSVKEAVAIQDNKIIAVGTDEEILSFAGEGTKIVNLEGRSLLPGFIDAHAHLELYGTNRLGVNGKEAGSIKELLGKLKERVRLTPKGEWIRGWGYNQNTLKEGRHITRWDLDQVSTEHPIIVVRTCGHISCVNTKALELAGIHPETEDPNGGKYVRENGELTGLLLEAAHMNMFLTANYSEDEVQQGLSLASQDYLTKGITSVHDAGGYGPEHIRFLQKAVRAKRVKQRVYALYGSLHDSVEMVEKGLVSGIGTGLGDEWMKIGPAKVFIDGSSSGPTAKTREAYTSNPNDSGILYLNQHELNGSLGKAHEAGWQITAHAIGDKAVEMMIEAIRHALDLHPRENHRHRIEHSGMTPADLIYRIKEFDIVPIPNPAFIYEFGDGYVKDYGERVDVMFPLKSFSEAQIPFAIGSDSPITAVDPLQGIYSAVTRMSKSGEVIGTGQRITLEEAIKAYTWNGAYASFEEPIKGSIEAGKLADLVVLNESILHCEPERLRELKVELTILDGKVEYAAKKEGVL from the coding sequence TTGAGAGCGACGATGCTCTTCGTAAACGGAGAAGTGGTTACTGTGAATTCTGAATTTTCCGTGAAAGAGGCGGTTGCCATTCAGGATAATAAAATAATCGCGGTCGGCACGGATGAAGAAATTCTATCATTTGCAGGTGAAGGAACGAAGATTGTGAATTTGGAGGGAAGAAGTCTCTTGCCCGGCTTTATTGATGCTCATGCCCACCTCGAACTTTATGGAACCAATAGGCTCGGGGTGAACGGCAAGGAGGCAGGAAGTATAAAAGAGCTCCTCGGGAAGTTGAAGGAGAGAGTACGATTAACTCCAAAGGGGGAATGGATCCGGGGCTGGGGTTATAACCAGAATACCCTTAAAGAGGGAAGGCACATAACTCGGTGGGATCTTGATCAGGTTTCCACCGAACACCCGATCATTGTGGTCCGGACATGCGGGCACATATCGTGCGTGAATACGAAAGCGCTGGAGCTTGCGGGTATTCATCCTGAAACAGAAGATCCGAATGGAGGGAAATATGTACGGGAAAACGGCGAATTAACCGGATTGCTGCTGGAAGCTGCCCATATGAACATGTTTCTTACAGCCAATTATTCTGAGGATGAGGTGCAGCAGGGATTGTCCCTCGCTTCCCAGGATTATTTAACAAAAGGAATTACGAGTGTCCATGATGCCGGGGGATATGGACCTGAACATATTCGGTTCCTTCAAAAAGCAGTAAGAGCAAAGAGAGTTAAGCAGAGGGTATACGCACTTTACGGTTCGCTGCATGATTCTGTAGAAATGGTGGAGAAAGGCCTGGTAAGCGGAATAGGGACAGGCCTTGGGGATGAGTGGATGAAAATCGGGCCTGCCAAAGTGTTTATCGACGGAAGCAGCAGTGGCCCTACAGCCAAGACGAGGGAGGCCTACACGAGCAATCCAAATGACTCAGGCATTTTATATTTGAACCAGCATGAATTAAACGGGTCCCTCGGAAAAGCGCATGAAGCGGGGTGGCAAATCACCGCACATGCCATCGGGGACAAAGCGGTTGAAATGATGATTGAAGCCATTCGCCATGCTCTTGACCTACACCCCCGTGAAAACCATCGTCACCGCATTGAACATTCCGGCATGACACCAGCAGACCTCATTTACCGGATAAAAGAGTTTGATATTGTTCCGATACCAAACCCAGCCTTCATTTATGAATTCGGCGACGGCTACGTGAAAGATTATGGAGAACGGGTCGACGTCATGTTCCCCTTAAAGAGCTTTTCAGAAGCGCAGATTCCTTTTGCAATCGGATCTGACAGCCCGATCACCGCCGTGGATCCGCTCCAAGGGATTTATTCAGCTGTCACTCGCATGAGTAAATCCGGTGAAGTGATAGGGACCGGACAACGAATCACCCTAGAGGAAGCGATTAAGGCCTATACATGGAACGGTGCATATGCGAGCTTTGAAGAACCCATAAAAGGCAGCATCGAAGCAGGGAAGCTCGCCGATCTGGTTGTGTTGAATGAGTCGATTTTACACTGTGAACCTGAAAGATTACGAGAGTTAAAAGTAGAGTTAACGATCCTTGATGGGAAAGTGGAATATGCAGCAAAAAAGGAGGGTGTTTTATGA
- a CDS encoding ABC-F family ATP-binding cassette domain-containing protein, with amino-acid sequence MLELKLNGIKKYMEATLVVEDVSLEVYEGDKVGIVGANGSGKSTILKLIAGIEPMNYYPGYPQTSSHGYDEGLIHMSRGATTAYLEQSPVYPTGVKVSDVLNLAFEEIDRVEKQMRELEEQMTLLQEDELQRTLTKYSELTQLFEVKGGYEREEKMSRVCTGLQLTESFLEREFDLLSGGEKTTVILGKLLIHEPDILLLDEPTNHLDMESIEWLESYLKSYKGMVIIVSHDRYFLDNVVTKIVEIEDMRSTSYKGNYSSFIDQKEENMRIQYEHFREQQKKIHRMEKTVLSLRDWAMRADNTKFFKRASSVQKKLDKMDRIDKPVFERRNMKLDVRAAERSGKETIKAVGLSKRFGDKIIFNNTDVMIHFGERVGMLGPNGSGKTTFLKMLVGEVRPDEGVLEFGANVKAAYLPQNIAFNNEEVTVLDCFREDISILEGKAREFLAKFMFYKGSVFKKVKHLSGGERIRLKLAMLLFQDINLLILDEPTNHLDIDTIETLEEALEDFSGTIFFISHDRYFINRMAERIIDVEDYSLKSYHGNYDEYKREKEKEERKESIDVRVEKPVQKPERINEEIIQAKVLKRIERLENMIREIDLAMETGHIEYNELNQLYGRKLDAVKELEAEMELWLRSSD; translated from the coding sequence ATGTTGGAACTGAAATTAAATGGGATAAAAAAATATATGGAAGCGACGCTGGTCGTGGAAGATGTATCGCTGGAAGTATATGAAGGGGATAAGGTCGGAATCGTCGGGGCAAATGGAAGCGGTAAGAGCACAATCTTGAAGCTGATTGCAGGCATCGAGCCGATGAATTACTATCCTGGTTACCCCCAGACATCGAGTCATGGGTATGACGAAGGCCTCATTCATATGTCGAGGGGAGCGACCACTGCCTATCTTGAACAATCGCCTGTGTACCCAACAGGGGTGAAAGTCAGTGATGTCCTTAATCTGGCCTTTGAAGAGATTGACAGAGTCGAGAAACAGATGCGTGAACTGGAAGAGCAGATGACCTTATTACAGGAGGATGAGCTCCAGCGGACACTTACTAAATACAGTGAGCTCACTCAGCTGTTTGAAGTAAAGGGGGGGTATGAACGAGAGGAAAAAATGAGCAGGGTTTGTACAGGGCTGCAGCTTACGGAGAGCTTCTTGGAAAGGGAATTCGACTTATTGAGCGGAGGGGAGAAGACAACGGTCATTCTTGGAAAGCTCCTGATTCACGAGCCGGATATCCTGCTTCTAGATGAGCCGACCAATCATCTTGATATGGAATCCATCGAATGGCTGGAGAGCTATTTGAAGAGCTACAAAGGGATGGTCATCATCGTGTCCCATGACCGCTACTTCCTGGATAACGTGGTCACAAAGATTGTGGAAATAGAGGATATGAGATCGACTTCTTATAAAGGCAATTATTCTTCTTTCATTGATCAAAAGGAAGAGAATATGCGCATTCAATACGAGCATTTCAGAGAACAGCAAAAGAAGATCCATCGCATGGAAAAGACCGTGTTGAGTCTGCGTGACTGGGCCATGAGGGCTGATAATACCAAGTTCTTTAAGAGGGCTTCAAGCGTCCAAAAGAAGCTGGATAAGATGGATCGCATCGATAAGCCAGTATTTGAACGAAGGAATATGAAGCTTGATGTGAGAGCTGCAGAACGATCAGGAAAAGAAACCATCAAGGCAGTGGGGCTTTCTAAACGCTTTGGGGATAAGATCATCTTTAACAACACAGATGTCATGATTCACTTTGGTGAACGAGTAGGCATGCTGGGTCCGAATGGAAGCGGGAAAACCACATTCTTAAAAATGCTTGTAGGGGAAGTGCGGCCGGATGAAGGCGTGTTAGAGTTTGGTGCAAATGTAAAGGCAGCCTATTTACCACAAAACATTGCTTTTAATAATGAGGAAGTCACGGTGCTCGACTGCTTCAGGGAGGATATCTCCATACTTGAAGGAAAAGCTCGGGAATTCCTGGCGAAGTTCATGTTTTACAAAGGCAGTGTCTTCAAGAAAGTAAAGCATCTCTCAGGTGGGGAAAGAATCAGGTTAAAGCTTGCCATGCTGTTATTCCAGGATATCAATTTACTGATACTCGATGAACCGACCAATCATCTGGATATTGATACAATCGAAACCCTTGAGGAAGCTCTCGAAGACTTCAGTGGTACGATTTTCTTCATTTCCCACGATCGCTATTTTATCAATCGGATGGCGGAGAGAATCATTGATGTGGAGGATTATTCTTTGAAGAGCTATCATGGGAATTATGATGAGTATAAACGTGAAAAAGAGAAGGAGGAGAGGAAAGAGTCGATTGATGTAAGGGTTGAGAAACCAGTACAAAAACCTGAAAGAATAAATGAGGAAATAATACAGGCAAAAGTTTTAAAGAGAATTGAAAGACTGGAAAACATGATAAGAGAAATTGATCTAGCCATGGAGACAGGTCATATTGAATACAATGAACTGAATCAACTGTATGGGAGAAAGCTGGACGCCGTTAAAGAATTGGAAGCTGAGATGGAACTGTGGCTGCGATCTAGCGATTGA
- a CDS encoding DUF3311 domain-containing protein has product MSKSAFTKIYCLSLILPFLLLIFPLFSIGNRATPIIMGLPFSIFWVILWIIITFLIVLILYRIDPDKDEEEVH; this is encoded by the coding sequence ATGAGTAAAAGCGCGTTTACGAAAATCTATTGCTTGTCTCTGATTTTACCGTTTCTTCTATTGATCTTCCCCTTGTTTTCAATTGGAAACAGGGCAACCCCGATCATCATGGGGCTGCCGTTTTCGATATTCTGGGTGATTTTATGGATTATCATTACCTTTCTAATCGTTCTTATACTCTATCGGATCGATCCAGACAAAGATGAAGAGGAGGTCCATTAA
- a CDS encoding LysR family transcriptional regulator, which yields MQLEWIRTFVTLAQLQHFTKTSEFLNLSQPTVSVHIKKLEQSLGIELIYRSSANQAFQLTPEGLHVFEKGKKMLELWRTMEQVTQKTEEIQLRIGATHTVSDVLLPDFVKKIKILYPHIRLQLMTHNHETIVEALNHKELDLALVEGTRGLEPFHLEVISHDELRFFASSRMNLHSSPLILREIGSGTREYADDFLRSERIVPTEILEASSHYLIKQLAVRGLGIAFLSSSLVKEEVLQGMLVSLDPYVINRPFYSVYPEDGEAGSIVRELVELLGSSS from the coding sequence ATGCAACTGGAATGGATTCGAACCTTCGTCACTCTCGCTCAGCTTCAACATTTCACCAAAACAAGTGAATTCCTGAACTTGTCTCAACCGACCGTCAGTGTTCACATCAAGAAATTGGAACAATCCTTAGGAATTGAACTCATCTACCGTTCTTCTGCCAATCAGGCTTTTCAATTAACACCTGAGGGACTTCACGTGTTTGAAAAAGGAAAGAAGATGTTGGAGCTTTGGAGGACGATGGAACAGGTCACACAAAAGACTGAAGAAATCCAATTAAGGATCGGGGCCACTCACACCGTCAGTGACGTTCTTCTTCCCGATTTTGTCAAAAAGATCAAGATCCTCTATCCACACATCCGGCTTCAACTGATGACCCACAATCACGAAACCATTGTGGAGGCACTGAATCACAAAGAACTCGACCTCGCCCTTGTGGAAGGAACACGGGGACTCGAGCCTTTTCACCTGGAAGTCATCAGCCATGACGAACTGCGTTTCTTCGCCAGCAGCCGCATGAATTTACATTCTTCCCCCCTCATCCTCAGGGAAATCGGATCAGGGACGAGAGAGTATGCGGATGATTTTCTGAGATCCGAACGAATCGTACCGACAGAAATTCTTGAAGCCAGTAGTCATTACTTAATCAAGCAACTCGCAGTAAGGGGTCTCGGCATTGCATTTCTATCAAGCTCCTTGGTAAAAGAAGAGGTGCTCCAAGGAATGCTAGTATCCCTTGACCCTTACGTCATCAACCGACCATTTTATTCAGTGTACCCTGAAGATGGAGAAGCGGGATCAATTGTGAGAGAGTTGGTAGAGTTGCTCGGAAGTTCTTCATAA
- a CDS encoding sulfite exporter TauE/SafE family protein, which yields MEWLLFIIGGAVIGIISGFFGIGGGIVLTPTLLVLGYEPSQAIVLSLMLTLGSTVTGTVSHIQLKNVNMKLAVVLGGFGVIGSVITVPFVKWLDSMNGASTVISIVYIGILSWFSYQFLTKRRKEAQAKGVSATPFIGIFTGIISSLMGVSGGFVMTPLLSKWLKLDLTKSIGTSISAASIIVLSGIGSYMYAGEALDYRHGIMLIIGTLIGTPIGSIQLKRFSDVTVKKMLAVLYMVVAVSVIFKMLSISSISLGLILASVLVFFGMLIYSQQRTKRAENY from the coding sequence ATGGAATGGTTATTATTTATCATAGGCGGAGCAGTCATCGGCATCATTTCTGGTTTTTTTGGTATAGGCGGCGGGATAGTTCTCACACCAACCTTACTTGTACTTGGCTATGAACCAAGCCAGGCGATCGTTCTCTCCTTAATGCTGACATTGGGATCGACTGTGACGGGGACAGTGTCACACATTCAATTAAAAAATGTAAATATGAAATTAGCGGTTGTCCTCGGGGGATTCGGAGTGATCGGATCAGTCATCACCGTACCATTTGTGAAGTGGCTCGATTCGATGAATGGAGCTTCCACGGTTATCTCCATTGTCTATATTGGGATATTAAGCTGGTTTTCTTACCAGTTTTTAACTAAACGAAGAAAGGAAGCGCAAGCGAAAGGAGTATCTGCAACTCCCTTTATCGGTATCTTCACCGGTATCATCTCTTCACTTATGGGGGTCAGCGGTGGATTTGTCATGACTCCGCTCCTCTCGAAATGGCTGAAGCTTGATCTCACCAAATCGATTGGAACCAGCATATCGGCAGCCTCGATCATCGTATTATCAGGGATCGGCTCGTACATGTATGCGGGGGAAGCACTCGATTACCGTCATGGAATCATGCTGATCATCGGAACCTTGATCGGAACCCCGATCGGCTCCATCCAGCTGAAACGATTCTCAGACGTTACCGTCAAAAAGATGCTTGCAGTTTTGTACATGGTGGTCGCAGTAAGCGTCATTTTTAAGATGTTATCAATTTCCTCTATCTCACTCGGACTGATCCTGGCATCCGTGCTCGTATTCTTTGGGATGCTGATTTATTCGCAGCAACGAACAAAGAGAGCAGAAAATTATTGA
- a CDS encoding sodium:solute symporter family protein, whose translation MADWQIAMIMMIGYLVIALVVGVMAGRGHDKHSLDEFTVAGGGLGLVVMWFLMGGAVFSAFSFLGAPGWAYSKGAPALYILTYTAFAILPWYIIGPKIGKIGRKFNIYTVSGFMKKRYGGKTLPILIGVIALLASIQYLATQMKGMAYIFNIMTEGRIPLWLGALLAYGIVVVYVATGGLRAAAWSDVFQGILMIVISWVVGLAIVNKLHDSVGGMFTNLVQDNPAFFEIGNEGSTMSGTAYTTTILVSLIGFLMWPHLFSKSYASNARTIKKTVLVYPIFALFLIPLLFVGFSAVNVVNPADIGAPDEILPYLITTVLSLPGWVYGLVGAGALAAAMSTADAITHSASLEFTDGVIKNVKSDLSDKTTLLLMRIGVFVVGGLAYFITVFGGQGLIALLLGAYGSIVQFAPGVYGALYSKRVTGPAVITGLVVGTFVNYYYQLVAETTPFEIHAGILGLICNIVIVIAVSAFTQQKSIRIAEEYRNIGS comes from the coding sequence ATGGCAGATTGGCAAATTGCAATGATCATGATGATCGGCTATCTTGTGATTGCATTAGTAGTTGGTGTGATGGCAGGAAGAGGTCATGATAAACATTCATTAGATGAGTTTACCGTTGCTGGCGGAGGTCTCGGCTTGGTTGTGATGTGGTTCCTGATGGGAGGGGCTGTGTTCAGTGCCTTTTCATTTCTCGGCGCTCCAGGGTGGGCATATTCCAAAGGAGCACCCGCACTTTATATTTTAACTTATACCGCTTTTGCGATTCTCCCATGGTACATCATCGGTCCGAAAATCGGGAAAATCGGTCGTAAATTCAATATATACACGGTTTCCGGCTTTATGAAAAAACGTTACGGAGGTAAGACGCTTCCTATCTTAATTGGGGTCATTGCGTTACTCGCCTCCATTCAATACCTAGCCACGCAGATGAAAGGGATGGCCTACATCTTCAATATCATGACTGAAGGACGTATTCCTCTTTGGCTTGGAGCCCTGCTCGCGTATGGAATCGTAGTCGTCTATGTTGCAACAGGTGGATTGCGGGCAGCGGCATGGTCTGACGTGTTCCAGGGGATCTTAATGATTGTCATCTCGTGGGTAGTCGGCCTTGCGATTGTGAATAAGCTCCACGACAGCGTGGGTGGGATGTTTACCAACCTCGTTCAGGACAACCCTGCCTTTTTTGAAATCGGGAATGAAGGGTCTACCATGTCAGGGACAGCTTATACGACCACGATTCTTGTATCTCTCATAGGGTTCTTAATGTGGCCACACCTATTTTCAAAGTCATACGCCTCCAATGCACGAACGATTAAGAAAACCGTATTGGTGTATCCGATCTTTGCCCTGTTCCTTATCCCACTATTATTTGTTGGCTTTTCGGCAGTGAATGTCGTCAATCCAGCTGACATTGGAGCACCGGATGAAATTCTTCCTTACCTGATCACCACCGTCCTTAGCCTTCCCGGCTGGGTTTACGGGCTTGTAGGTGCAGGAGCGTTAGCAGCAGCCATGTCTACGGCAGATGCCATCACCCACAGTGCTTCGCTGGAATTTACGGACGGGGTCATTAAGAATGTAAAATCGGACCTTTCTGATAAAACCACATTGCTTCTGATGAGAATCGGTGTGTTTGTTGTCGGAGGGCTTGCTTACTTTATCACCGTATTCGGGGGGCAGGGGCTCATCGCCCTATTGCTGGGAGCCTATGGTTCCATCGTTCAATTCGCACCCGGTGTATACGGAGCCCTCTATTCGAAAAGGGTGACCGGCCCGGCTGTGATCACGGGACTCGTCGTAGGTACATTTGTAAACTACTATTACCAGCTAGTCGCAGAAACCACGCCTTTCGAAATACATGCAGGTATCCTTGGATTGATCTGCAACATCGTCATTGTCATAGCTGTCAGTGCTTTCACCCAGCAAAAGAGTATCAGGATTGCTGAGGAGTATCGCAATATCGGATCCTAA